Within Streptomyces sp. NBC_00704, the genomic segment CGACCGGAAGGCCACCGTCCCGGCCAAGAGCGAGCTGCTGCGCAGTCTGCTCGGCGGCCGGGCCGACGCGGCCACCGAGCGACTGGTGACGCGCCTCGTGACCGCGCCGCGTGGACGTAGCCTGGAAGCGGGCCTCGAGTCCCTGTCCAAGCTCGCCGCGGAGCGCCGCGACCGCATGGTCGCCGTCGTGACCTCGGCGGTGCCGCTGAGCGACCCGCAGAAGCAGCGCCTCGGCGCGGCCCTCGGGAAGCTCTACGGCCGCAGGATGCACCTCAACCTCGACGTGGACCCCGCGGTCCTCGGCGGGATCCGGGTGCAGGTCGGCGACGAGGTGATCAACGGCTCCCTCGCGGACCGCCTCGAGGACGCCGCCCGCCGCATGGCGAGCTAGCAGCAACTCAAGACCGCAAGTCGAACTGATGGCGGCCCTGGTTGGGCCGTGCAGAGGATTCACCTCTTTCAGGGGGGAGTCCCCATCCCCCCAAAGTGAAACTTCGGGCCCAACAAGGAGAGCAGGGAACCCAGATGGCGGAGCTCACGATCCGGCCGGAGGAGATCCGGGACGCGCTGGAGAACTTTGTCCAGTCGTACAAGCCGGACGCGGCCTCGCGCGAGGAGGTCGGTACGGTCACCCTTGCCGGCGACGGCATCGCGAAGGTCGAGGGCCTCCCCTCGGCCATGGCCAACGAACTGCTGAAGTTCGAGGACGGCACCCTCGGTCTCGCGCTCAACCTCGAAGAGCGCGAGATCGGTACCGTCATCCTCGGCGAGTTCAGCGGCGTCGAGGAGGGCCAGCCGGTCACCCGTACCGGCGAGGTCCTGTCCGTCGCCGTCGGCGAGGGCTACCTCGGCCGTGTCGTCGACCCGCTCGGCAACCCGATCGACGGCCTCGGCGAGATCGAGACGTCCGGCCGCCGTGCCCTGGAGCTTCAGGCTCCCGGTGTCATGGCCCGTAAGTCGGTGCACGAGCCGATGGAGACCGGCTACAAGGCCGTCGACGCGATGACCCCGATCGGCCGCGGTCAGCGTCAGCTGATCATCGGCGACCGCCAGACGGGCAAGACCGCCCTGGCCGTCGACACGATCATCAACCAGCGCGACAACTGGCGCACCGGCGACCCGAAGAAGCAGGTCCGCTGCGTCTACGTCGCCATCGGTCAGAAGGGTTCGACCATCGCCTCCGTGCGTGGCGCCCTCGAAGAGGCCGGCGCGCTGGAGTACACGACCATCGTCGCCGCCCCGGCGTCCGACCCGGCCGGCTTCAAGTACCTGGCGCCGTACACCGGTTCGGCCATCGGTCAGCAGTGGATGTACGAGGGCAAGCACGTCCTCATCATCTTCGACGACCTCTCGAAGCAGGCCGACGCCTACCGCGCCGTGTCCCTGCTGCTGCGCCGCCCGCCGGGCCGCGAGGCCTACCCGGGTGACGTCTTCTACCTGCACTCCCGTCTGCTGGAGCGCTGCGCGAAGCTCTCGGACGAGCTGGGCGCCGGCTCGATGACCGGTCTGCCGATCGTCGAGACGAAGGCCAACGACGTCTCGGCGTTCATCCCGACCAACGTCATCTCCATCACCGACGGCCAGTGCTTCCTGGAGTCCGACCTGTTCAACGCCGGTCAGCGCCCGGCCCTGAACGTCGGT encodes:
- the atpA gene encoding F0F1 ATP synthase subunit alpha, with translation MAELTIRPEEIRDALENFVQSYKPDAASREEVGTVTLAGDGIAKVEGLPSAMANELLKFEDGTLGLALNLEEREIGTVILGEFSGVEEGQPVTRTGEVLSVAVGEGYLGRVVDPLGNPIDGLGEIETSGRRALELQAPGVMARKSVHEPMETGYKAVDAMTPIGRGQRQLIIGDRQTGKTALAVDTIINQRDNWRTGDPKKQVRCVYVAIGQKGSTIASVRGALEEAGALEYTTIVAAPASDPAGFKYLAPYTGSAIGQQWMYEGKHVLIIFDDLSKQADAYRAVSLLLRRPPGREAYPGDVFYLHSRLLERCAKLSDELGAGSMTGLPIVETKANDVSAFIPTNVISITDGQCFLESDLFNAGQRPALNVGISVSRVGGSAQHKAMRQVSGRLRLDLAQYRELEAFAAFGSDLDAASKSQLERGQRLVELLKQPQYQPMPTEDQVVSVWAGTTGKMDDVPVSDVRRFEKELLEYLHRKEQGLMTSIKEGAKMSDDTLTAVADAIAEFKKQFETSDGKLLGEDAPAAAK